Below is a genomic region from Miscanthus floridulus cultivar M001 chromosome 1, ASM1932011v1, whole genome shotgun sequence.
TCGATAGACTCCACACGGATAGCGAAAATAATAGCGCCGGCTGCCATCTCCTTTAATTTGCACTAGGTTCGtttcgtgcccgtgcgttgctacgggtttCAAAATCCAAACGTCCCTATGTATTTTTCAGCTAACACATATGAAAGAAATATCTTGTGTGTACCATGGTTTCAATTGAGTACACAGACATGGGTAACCTAAACACTTTGTGCGGTCAAACGTCTTGCAACCACAGCTTGTAATTCTATTTATTACTATGCACCTCCTTAGAAGCCAATGATTAAAAGTCTACCATCTACACCTAAATTGTTTACTTTTTAGATCCACCATCAAAATAATACAATATATGGGTAAGATGCACTCCCATAAACATACATGGACCATGGTCAAGTAAGTCTAGTCTGTAAGCTGGGATCTTTTACCTGGGCCAAGATCAATATACTAAAAATTATTAACTTATTCAATATATAATGGTCTGGTAAATTCAATAGGAACCCATGCAAGGGCAAAACCTTTTCTTGATTGTAGCAATTTACAGCTTGGAACATGCTCGTTCAGCCTATCTTCTTATTTCCATCAGATATTGCATACACTGCAAATTTGAGAGGGCATCAGTCAAAGCCATCCTACAAGGAAGAAACACTTCATGAGACACAGAGCATAGGAAAGGGCTTGAAAAAAGTACAAGATTATTTCTAGTTCAAAGCTCATGGTCCCAACCTAGAACATGCTTCCTGTCAAGTGTAGCATTCCGCTGACCATATTCTTTTAAGCTAGCAAATTAAAAGAACATGCTTCCCGTCAAGTGTAACATTCCGCCCACCATGTACTCGACTACAGGCGGCTCAAGTACTAAGATGAATATCACAAGCATCTTCTGAATAGGTATTGACAAGCAAACAAGTAGTAAGAATTCCTAGTCCTGCTGCTACCTTACCATTCTAAACAATCTACTTATAGGTATGTGATATTCGCAATCCATAAATAAAATTGTGTGATCTCAAATAAGCAACAAGCATTTAGAAATCAGTTACTTGAAGAAGGGATGAACCTGAGGCAGCGAGGCACTGATGGGTGATCACATCAATTACACGACGGGTTGTAGGTCCATAGAACGACCGCCAATGACTCGAGGTGAATGGTGATGGCAAAGGAAAAAAAGTCAGAACCTGTATTTGCCAAAGGAATGGTGAATGGTGATGTCATCATCAAAGGAAAAAGAATGCAGAAATGTGCAAGTATGAAAGACAATAGTAGAAAGTTCCTCGCTGTGCATGCTCATTCATAGTAACAAATGGATGCAAGAAAATGGATGTTCAACCAAAGATCAACATGCTCCAAAGAAATGTCTAGAATTGTTAGTTCAACCATTTTCAAGGTCAAAGCAGCAATGAGATCTACATTGGTGACACTCAAACACTCAGTCATGCAGTTTTGTATTAAATCTAAATCCAGAATCTTTCTGCATATATGGGTCCTTGGAGTTAGTTGCATAAACTATATTGCCATACATACAAATATCCCCTCAGGCACTGTAAAATCCTTTATGAAACACTTATGAAATTCCGTCTATTAACTGGGATTGAAGGAATTCTTCATTGAGCAACCGAAAGACTTGTGTTGATGATATGAAATTTGGAACAATGTAAACATATGAGATAGATTAATAGTATATAGCTCAAACAACACACAAGAAATTCCCAGCTAAATCCTCCCAGAAGCAAACAGCCCACGAGGTCATCATATAGCTCACTTGGAGTGACAGCTAAACTCCTGGAAGTGCAGTAAGAACaaattttttttcttccaaatttaGAAGATTTTACATCCATCAATAAACCAATACATTCTCGGGATTCAAGAAAAAGAGGATTTTTCATTCAGAAatcagtagaaattttggaaaatAAAATGATTGATTGATCAGTGTAATTTGTGAAAACCAATATATGCAGCAGTGGCTATGGATGACTCTGAAAGGCAGGCTGTCCTGCTATCATATTAAGAACTACCAATATTGTAACAATGTATCTCTAGTGCTGAACATAGGACATCACTTCAAATGGAGTGTATCATGCGGTTTTTTATTTGTCCCATTCGAGCATTCGGTATTGCACAGGATTCATcaacttttgtttttttcttaagTTAATGAACTGAAAGGATGAAGTTTCAGAATAGAGTATCGATAAAATTCTGAATAAAAAACAACTCATGAAATTAATCTCAGATATGATCGGAATTGGAGTGGCAAGCAGTGactatcattaaattaatctaaGATCGGATGAGTGGCAAGCAAGAGAGAGAGATTGACTAACAAATGAGATGCTGGCGACGCAATTGCAAGTGTGTTTGACGTCCGTGGGCGACGCTGTGCGACGACGCAATTGCATGTGAGGGCTTGATCCCACGCAAAAGAATGCCTGGACACAGTTGAAGTCGATGGACACACAGGCCGCCGCTCCTTCCACTGCAGTGGAAGGACGTGAGTTGCTGCATCAGAATTTGACGAAGGCAAATGCAAACAAGGTATGGCAATGTCAAAACCTGTTAGATGAGCTGAGGGAGCCCTGAAAGTGAATCAATCCATGCGATGCTGGGCCCGTGTCGACTGATGCCCAGGTCTTGAAGTCCCGTCAGATAAGAGGTATCATCGATCAACAACCTGTTGCCCTGGAGAAAATTCAGGAAAAATAAAACAGATGCACTCATGTATGGAATATGGATAGTGAAAATTTAAATTATACTGAAATAAGGACCACATTCTAATGAAAATTATAAGAAATTGCGATCAACTGTACGTGCAGGCACACCCTCAAGTCCAGTAATCACCTTCCATGTACTACCAAAAAATTAAACTGAAATAAAGGCCACATTCTAATGAAAACTGTAAATAGTGGTAAAAAGAAGCACGAAGTATTGCAGACAGATACTATGATAATTCACTCAGCCTCTAACCACCACAGATTGTGAAGCATAAGAATTAAGACAATGAACAAACACTTATCTATATCTCAGCTATCAAATACATAAGAGTAGGACCAAATAACAAACTCTATGAAACTGAATAATCTCATGCGAATAGTTGTATTGTACGAAGATACTGAATAATCTCATGTGAATAGTTGTATTGTACGAAGATGATGGAATTAGCAGGCCCCTTTTGCAGATGTATCAACAATTATTAGTCCCCTGAACTGTATCATTCTTTTGGCTATAATAATATTTAGGAACTGCTAATAGAATGGATGCTAATATTACAAGATCTGGTCAATGTACTGATCATTTATATAGGGATGTGGCAATGCAGTCCACAGGTTATTTCTACAAGAAATTTATTTTGGCAGATATGCAAAAGTTGTAGTTCCTCTGTTCTTAGGTCTGGCATTCAGTGTTCCTGTTTCTAATTGTGTTTCGATTGTATCTCAGAGCTTTGCTGCAGTGCACTAAAAATTCTAATAAGCAAACATACTGATATTCGTTCAGATAGATTTGCACAAAAAATCTAAATCAAACTGGATTTTGATTTAGACTAAGAAGAATGCAAAGAGGACTCCTGAAATTTGCACCTGAAAGAGTGATCAGATGCCCTCACAGCAGCGCCTGGATTAGTTTGTTATGCATTTCCTGCATCCTGGTGAGTGAGTGATGACCTAGAGTGGGCGTACGTGATGCATAGAGTCACCGATGTCATCTCCCTGTGCATGGAAATTCATCAAACAGTAACAGGTTGGATTGTAGTTGGAGTTCTTCAGTTGAGAAGGCAACGACGCACTAGTGCTGGATCGACCTGCAACTTGTCGTGGTAAGCACATTCAAGGCCGCCGGTTTCTCTTGTCACCGGGGCGTGGTTGGACACACAGGGAGACAATGCACGGAGGCCGTGAGAAGCCTAGGCCCGCGCGCACCGCCGAGAGAGTGAGGGCATGGGCAAACTGACACGACGAGCGCGACGATGGTGGAGGGCGACGACGGTGAGCGCGATTCCACAGTCGTCGTGCCGCATCCTCTGCCATAGGGCGAGATCCGGCGTCCCCGCGTCCTCGGCCGGCCGTCAGCTCCTCGACCTGCGCCACCTCCTTGGTCTGTCACCTCCTCCTCAGCTGGTGCGCGGGCAGATCCGGCATCGCCGCGTGCTCGACCCCCGCCGCCAGCTCCTCAACCCAATCCGCCTCCTTGGCCCGCCGCCTCTTCGTCAGCCGGTGCGAGTGCGAGGGCAAGATCAGACGCCGCCGACTCCTCGACCAGCGCCGCCGCATCGTCAGCCCGCTGCCACCTCCTTGGCCCGCCGCCTCTTCCTCAGCCGGTGCGCAAGATCCACAGCCCAAAATAACATCTTTTTACTCGTTCCTCCCCCACCCCAGCAGCCCATATTCTCACCCGCAGGCCCAACAACGCCAGCTCCCAACGGTCACGGGAGTCGGGAGGGAAGACCGCCCGCAACTCCGCGTTTTCTCTCAAACCGGCGTCCGGCGAACCCTTGCCTAACTTCgagtggcggcggcgcggcgccttggtggccggcgggcggcggcggcggcggcacgggggCACTGCGCCATCGCGCACGGACGGCGGACTCCAGTCTCCTCCAGGGCAGGGGCAGGTCGGCAGCAGCATGCAGCAGCCGACGCCCGGCAGGCGGAAGCACGCACCGGGGCTGCGCGGCACCGGCCCGCGGCAGCAGCACCAGCACGCAGACACAGCAGGCTAGCAGCGACCGCCGACCAGCGAGGCAGCGAGGACATGTTCGTGTAAGTTGAGATTCAGGTTTCGAATTTCCTATTCAATTTGTTAGGAATAGCAATTTGTCCCTAAATTACTTAGCCTAGTCTCTTGATTTTATTTTAGGTCAGTATGAAGAGAGAAAATAGTGGTACTATAGATTTGAGAACTTTCTTGCAAAGGGAAGAAACAGTCACAAGATGAGGTTGAGCAAAGGGGAGTTATATGCTCAATTTATGCCAAAATTCTTGAATATATGAAATCATACTCAATTATGTGTTATATATTTCCTATATATACTATGCGGCATTATACATGTCAAATATTAGGCTGTTGGTCTGATTGTGATTGTTTTTTACCCCTATACATTTTGAATACCCAGCTCCAAAATACTAAGCCCGCCACTGATAAATACCACTGCAAGGTTGCTCTTCCTCGACCATCGAGACACACAGAACTTCTCCTGTCTGCCTACTAATAGCTCTAATAACTGCCCTCTCAAGTACTATGATGGCCACCTTGTCCTCCACAGTAGTTGCACTTGGTGCACTTCTCTTGCTCCTTGCAACGTGTGGCTCATTTGCGATACCGGTGAGCTTTAACGCCTCCGACTTCACCGCCGATACCAACTGGGAGGCTGCTAGGGCCACCTGGTACGGTGCGCCCACCGGCTCCGGCCCTGATGACGACGGTACGTATACATGGACGCCGGTGCATGCATGGTCTCATTGTGCATATGCAGTGCGTAGCGTTGTTTTGAACCGAGTCGCCGTGTGCCATCAATTGTATTATTTGTTCTACATGCAGGTGGTGCCTGTGGATTCAAGAACGTGAACCTGCCGCCGTTTTCGGCAATGACATCGTGCGGTAACAAGCCCCTGTTCAGGGACGGCAAGGGCTGCGGCTCCTGTTCAAGAACGTGAACCtgcagctgttttttttttttttcgatGATTGTTTTAGTCATGCTTATGCAGCCGACTTAGAATCAACTTTTCCGAGAGTGGttatgttcgcttgtcttataatccatacaTTTCAGCTTGTTTCTTtagtcagaacaatatttttctctcacaacaaatcagccagaacagtgtttcggtttgtttttttagcgaagcgaacgagCCAGTATATATGAGGGCTATTCTAAATACGTGAATTATCTCAGTTCCTGACAAAACCAAAACCCATCACGCCAAGTCCATACATACGTTACCTTTGATTCCTAGACCTTTGATTATTTATTTTATTCATTTTCTGATTCTTATACCTCCCATTATTATTTATTCTTATTCCTTTGTAGCTTATGGTGAGAGTGTTTATCAGCCAGAGCCTGGAGCCTAAACTACAATGAAAATAAAATTGGTTGTGCGTGCAAACCTCTTGCAGAGGCCAAAGTAGAAAAGTTTCCTTTACCTTAAAAAAAACTCCTATTATTCAGTCTGCATTTGCCAAGGatgcactacacgaacctgatcCTGACTTGCCAACAACGGCACGAATCGAGAAAATTAAATGTCTCGTGTGACTTCAGAATAAAATGATTAAATGTCTCGTGTGACTTCAGAATGAAATGATTTGAGATTTGGAGGACAAA
It encodes:
- the LOC136540456 gene encoding uncharacterized protein, with the protein product MGKLTRRARRWWRATTVSAIPQSSCRILCHRARSGVPASSAGRQLLDLRHLLGLSPPPQLVRGQIRHRRVLDPRRQLLNPIRLLGPPPLRQPVRVRGQDQTPPTPRPAPPHRQPAATSLARRLFLSRPNNASSQRSRESGGKTARNSAFSLKPASGEPLPNFEWRRRGALVAGGRRRRRHGGTAPSRTDGGLQSPPGQGQVGSSMQQPTPGRRKHAPGLRGTGPRQQHQHADTAG
- the LOC136462802 gene encoding expansin-B3-like, with protein sequence MATLSSTVVALGALLLLLATCGSFAIPVSFNASDFTADTNWEAARATWYGAPTGSGPDDDGGACGFKNVNLPPFSAMTSCGNKPLFRDGKGCGSCSRT